The DNA region CACGGTCGAAGAATTGGACGATCTAATTAGTAAAGGGTGTCCCGGTCCGGGGGCATGTGGTGGACAATTTACCGCCAATACCATGGCAACAGCCGTTGAGATGTTAGGGATTGCCCCCTTGGGAAGTGGGAGTGTCCCCGCCGTCGCAGAAGACAAGGATCAGGAGGCATACAAAGCTGGACAACTCGTCATCGACATGCTCGCTGATGACCGGCGACCGAGTCAGATTATCACTCGTAAGTCACTTGAAAATGCGATTACCTCTGTCGCTGCAACCGGTGGTTCTACGAACGGTGTTTTGCATCTCCTCGCCATCGCACACGAGGCACAGATTCCATTGACGCTTGAGGACTTTCATGCCATTAGTCAAAGAACCCCGGTATTGGCGGACCTCAAACCCGGCGGACAGTTTGTCGCTACCGACCTCTATGAAGCGGGAGGCATTCCGTTCTTGGCAAAACGCTTGGCAGAAGCAGGTTTGCTCCACACCGATGAACTTACCGTTACAGGGAAAACCATCGGTGTAGAGGCAAACGCAGCGACCGAAACTGAAGGACAACAGGTCGTCAGACCGGTAGATGCACCGCTCAAACCGACGGGCGGCTTTGCGATCTTGAGGGGGAACCTCGCCCCGGATGGATGTGTCATCAAGTTAGCCGGACAGGACAGAACGCTCCATCGCGGTCCCGCACGTATATTTGAACGTGAAGAGGATACTTTTGCCGCCATTAAAGGTGGAGAGATTAAACCAGGTGATGTGGTCGTTATTCGTTATGAGGGACCCACCGGTGGTCCCGGTATGCGGGAGATGTTGGGCGTAACAGCAGCAATCGTCGGCGCAGGCTTGAGCGAAGATGTTGCCCTCTTAACCGATGGCAGGTTCTCTGGCGCAACGCACGGCTTCATGATTTGCCACGTCGCGCCCGAAGCAGCCAGAGGTGGTCCGATTGCTATCCTCCAAGAAGGGGACGAAATCGTAATTGACGCAAAGGAACGACGGCTCAACGTTCAACTCTCCGACGCGGAAATTCAAGCACGCTTTGAACAGTGGACACCCCCTGAACCGCGCTA from Candidatus Poribacteria bacterium includes:
- the ilvD gene encoding dihydroxy-acid dehydratase, which codes for MSNKLKPRSYAITDGPDRAAARTMLMFGDGGLSPEDLDKPIIGVANTWIEIGPCNFHLRRLAAKVKEGIRAAGGTPLEFNTVSISDGITMGTEGMKTSLISREIIADSIELVSIGNMFDAVVALCGCDKTVPGTVMALARLDIPSLTLYGGSIMPGNFQGRDVTIQDVFEAVGQHAEGTITVEELDDLISKGCPGPGACGGQFTANTMATAVEMLGIAPLGSGSVPAVAEDKDQEAYKAGQLVIDMLADDRRPSQIITRKSLENAITSVAATGGSTNGVLHLLAIAHEAQIPLTLEDFHAISQRTPVLADLKPGGQFVATDLYEAGGIPFLAKRLAEAGLLHTDELTVTGKTIGVEANAATETEGQQVVRPVDAPLKPTGGFAILRGNLAPDGCVIKLAGQDRTLHRGPARIFEREEDTFAAIKGGEIKPGDVVVIRYEGPTGGPGMREMLGVTAAIVGAGLSEDVALLTDGRFSGATHGFMICHVAPEAARGGPIAILQEGDEIVIDAKERRLNVQLSDAEIQARFEQWTPPEPRYARGVMAKYANSVSSASEGAVTG